A DNA window from Bradyrhizobium barranii subsp. barranii contains the following coding sequences:
- the ubiB gene encoding 2-polyprenylphenol 6-hydroxylase — MISSITHISRLIRAAFVFAREGVFGSVDPTLVPPPGQLALKLARLVERRGPKHGPRLTRALTRMGPAYLKLGQFLATRPDVVGVVMARDLESLQDRLPPFSQAEAEAAIASSLERPLKDVFASLGPPVAAASIAQVHRGEVSRDGVRRPVAVKVLRPNVASRFRRDLSDFFYVAHKAETYSSEARRLRLIEVINTMSRSVAMEMDLRLEAAAMSEMAENTGDDPDFRVPTVDWDRTTHNVLTMEWIDGIALNDHKRLAEAQVDLPDLGRKVIQSFLRHALRDGFFHADMHPGNLFLDDAGRLVAVDFGIMGRLGMKERRFLAEILLGFITRDYRRVAEVHFEAGYVPAHHSVENFAQAIRAIGEPIHNRTAEEISMARLLTLLLEVTGLFDMTTRPELILLQKTMVVVEGVARAFDPKLDIWKVADPVVREWIERNLGPLGRVQGALSGGSDLARVLMRLPDIAQRSVAVLEQLETMTREGIRLSPESIAAMGRSEGRKNRWRTVALWIIAATFIGILIAVRNL; from the coding sequence GTGATTTCTTCCATTACCCACATTTCGCGCCTGATCCGCGCCGCGTTCGTGTTTGCGCGCGAGGGCGTGTTCGGTTCCGTCGATCCGACCCTAGTGCCGCCGCCAGGGCAACTCGCGCTGAAGCTTGCGCGCCTCGTCGAACGGCGCGGTCCAAAGCACGGACCACGGCTGACGCGCGCGCTGACCCGGATGGGCCCAGCCTATCTCAAGCTCGGGCAGTTTCTGGCCACGCGTCCCGACGTCGTCGGCGTCGTCATGGCGCGTGATCTGGAAAGCCTCCAGGATCGCTTGCCGCCGTTTTCGCAAGCCGAAGCGGAAGCCGCGATCGCGAGCTCGCTGGAGCGTCCGCTCAAGGACGTGTTCGCGAGCCTCGGCCCGCCGGTCGCCGCCGCCTCGATCGCGCAGGTGCATCGCGGCGAGGTGTCGCGCGACGGTGTCCGCAGGCCTGTCGCGGTGAAGGTGCTGCGGCCGAACGTGGCCTCGCGATTCCGCCGCGATCTCTCCGATTTCTTCTACGTCGCGCACAAGGCCGAGACCTATTCGAGCGAGGCGCGGCGTCTGCGCCTGATCGAAGTCATCAACACCATGTCGCGCTCGGTCGCGATGGAGATGGACCTGCGGCTGGAAGCGGCTGCAATGTCGGAGATGGCGGAGAACACAGGCGACGATCCTGATTTTCGCGTGCCGACCGTCGACTGGGACCGCACCACGCACAACGTGCTGACAATGGAGTGGATCGACGGCATCGCGCTGAACGATCACAAGCGCCTGGCAGAGGCGCAGGTCGACCTGCCCGATCTCGGCCGCAAGGTGATCCAGAGTTTTCTGCGCCACGCGCTGCGCGACGGCTTCTTCCACGCCGACATGCATCCCGGCAACCTGTTCCTAGATGACGCCGGCCGTCTGGTCGCGGTGGATTTCGGCATCATGGGCCGGCTCGGGATGAAGGAGCGGCGCTTCCTCGCCGAGATCCTGCTCGGCTTCATCACCCGCGATTATCGCCGCGTCGCCGAGGTGCATTTCGAGGCGGGCTATGTGCCGGCGCACCACTCGGTCGAGAACTTTGCGCAAGCGATCCGCGCCATCGGTGAACCCATTCACAACCGCACGGCGGAAGAGATCTCGATGGCGCGGCTGCTGACGCTGCTGCTCGAGGTCACCGGTCTGTTCGACATGACGACGCGGCCCGAGCTGATCCTGCTGCAGAAGACCATGGTGGTGGTCGAGGGCGTGGCGCGCGCCTTCGATCCCAAGCTCGACATCTGGAAGGTTGCCGACCCCGTGGTGCGCGAATGGATCGAGCGCAATCTGGGCCCGCTCGGCCGGGTGCAGGGCGCGCTCTCCGGCGGCAGCGATCTCGCCCGCGTGCTGATGCGCCTGCCCGACATCGCGCAACGCTCGGTCGCGGTGCTCGAGCAGCTCGAGACCATGACGCGGGAAGGCATCCGGCTGTCGCCGGAGAGCATCGCCGCGATGGGCCGCAGCGAAGGCCGCAAGAACCGTTGGCGCACCGTGGCGCTCTGGATCATTGCCGCCACCTTCATCGGAATCCTGATCGCCGTCCGGAATCTGTGA
- a CDS encoding ParA family protein produces MHTIVLATQKGGSGKSTLAIGLALAAKQAGFTVRLIETDPQGTLSNWQRRRHADDLVVEPIYHAADIAPRLKMLADSGLQLAIVDTAAGLSAATTAAIRHSDLCLIPARPSVADIEATVSTLSVARAWKRPYGFVLNQAPIRGQRIDNAANTLAEEAALDLAEVLARPLIVMRNDHQDSLASGLAVSEFAPNGKSADEIRGLWRWIETRLELEATTNVLIDQVISVADGMLHAAAEHAADEITTLAS; encoded by the coding sequence ATGCACACGATCGTACTGGCCACCCAAAAGGGTGGCAGTGGCAAGAGCACGCTTGCCATCGGCCTCGCGCTGGCGGCCAAGCAGGCCGGCTTCACCGTCCGCCTGATCGAAACCGACCCGCAGGGCACCCTGTCCAACTGGCAGCGTCGCCGCCACGCTGACGATCTCGTCGTCGAGCCGATCTATCACGCGGCCGACATCGCGCCGCGCCTGAAGATGCTGGCTGACAGCGGCTTGCAGCTCGCGATCGTCGACACCGCGGCCGGCCTCAGCGCCGCGACCACCGCCGCGATCCGCCATTCCGACCTCTGCCTGATTCCGGCTCGCCCGAGCGTTGCCGACATCGAGGCGACCGTCTCGACGCTGAGCGTCGCGCGCGCCTGGAAGCGGCCCTACGGCTTCGTGCTGAACCAGGCGCCAATCCGCGGCCAGCGCATCGACAACGCCGCCAACACGCTCGCCGAGGAAGCCGCCCTCGATCTCGCCGAGGTGCTCGCGCGCCCGCTGATCGTGATGCGCAACGACCACCAGGACTCGCTCGCGAGCGGCCTCGCCGTCAGCGAATTCGCGCCGAACGGCAAGTCGGCGGACGAGATCCGCGGCCTCTGGCGCTGGATCGAGACCCGTCTCGAGCTCGAAGCCACGACCAATGTCCTGATCGACCAGGTCATCTCGGTCGCGGACGGGATGCTGCACGCCGCCGCCGAACACGCGGCGGACGAGATCACGACACTGGCGTCCTGA
- the mutM gene encoding bifunctional DNA-formamidopyrimidine glycosylase/DNA-(apurinic or apyrimidinic site) lyase encodes MPELPEVETVRRGLQPVMEGAKILVAEARRPDLRFPFQPDFVARLQGQVVTGLGRRAKYLMADLASGDVLLMHLGMSGSFRVIKPDNEAAPGEFHYPRAKDSTHDHVLFRMSSGADIVFNDPRRFGYMKVIARNALEDEPLLRDLGPEPLGNEFDAAMLARSCEGKTTSLKAALLDQRVVAGLGNIYVCEALHRSHLSPRRIAATIATKGRKGVGGGEPTDHAKRLVSAIHTVLNDAIKAGGSSLRDHRQTSGELGYFQHSFKVYDREGETCKTPGCVGTVKRFTQNGRSTFWCQKCQK; translated from the coding sequence ATGCCTGAATTGCCCGAAGTCGAGACCGTCCGCCGCGGCCTTCAGCCCGTCATGGAGGGTGCGAAAATCCTCGTCGCAGAGGCCCGCAGGCCGGATCTGCGCTTTCCCTTCCAGCCCGATTTCGTGGCCCGGCTCCAGGGGCAGGTCGTCACGGGGCTTGGCCGCCGTGCAAAATATCTCATGGCCGATCTCGCCTCCGGCGACGTGCTGCTGATGCATCTGGGCATGTCGGGCTCGTTCCGCGTCATCAAGCCGGACAACGAGGCCGCGCCGGGCGAGTTTCACTACCCGCGGGCTAAGGACTCCACGCACGACCACGTGCTGTTTCGGATGTCCTCCGGCGCCGACATCGTGTTCAACGACCCGCGCCGCTTCGGTTACATGAAAGTGATCGCGCGCAACGCGCTTGAAGACGAGCCACTGCTGCGCGATCTCGGTCCCGAGCCGCTCGGCAACGAATTCGATGCTGCGATGCTGGCGCGGTCGTGCGAGGGCAAGACGACGAGCCTGAAAGCCGCGCTGCTCGACCAGCGCGTGGTCGCCGGGCTCGGCAACATCTATGTCTGCGAAGCGCTGCATCGCTCGCACCTGTCACCGCGCCGCATTGCTGCGACAATCGCGACCAAGGGTCGCAAGGGTGTTGGCGGCGGCGAGCCGACCGATCATGCGAAGCGGCTGGTGAGTGCCATTCACACCGTGCTGAACGACGCCATCAAGGCCGGCGGCTCCAGCTTGCGCGACCATCGCCAGACCTCGGGCGAGCTCGGCTATTTCCAGCATTCCTTCAAGGTCTATGACCGCGAGGGCGAGACCTGCAAGACGCCAGGGTGCGTCGGCACCGTGAAGCGATTCACCCAGAACGGGCGCTCCACCTTCTGGTGTCAGAAATGTCAGAAGTGA
- the dut gene encoding dUTP diphosphatase, which produces MSTKVTVELQQLAHAEGLPLPAYQTSEAAGLDLMAAVPDSEPMMLAPGQYALVPTGLAIALPPGHEAQVRPRSGLAAKHGVTVLNSPGTIDADYRGEIKVILINHGAAPFVVKRGERIAQMVIAPVVQAALVPVATLSATDRGAGGFGSTGR; this is translated from the coding sequence TTGAGCACGAAAGTCACGGTCGAACTGCAGCAACTGGCCCACGCCGAAGGCCTTCCGCTGCCGGCCTATCAGACCTCCGAAGCCGCCGGCCTCGACCTGATGGCTGCAGTTCCCGACAGCGAGCCGATGATGCTCGCCCCCGGCCAATATGCGCTGGTGCCGACGGGCCTCGCGATCGCGCTGCCGCCCGGCCACGAGGCGCAGGTGCGGCCGCGCTCGGGCCTCGCCGCCAAGCACGGCGTCACCGTGCTGAACTCGCCCGGCACGATCGATGCGGACTATCGCGGCGAGATCAAGGTGATCCTGATCAACCACGGCGCGGCGCCCTTCGTGGTCAAGCGCGGCGAGCGCATCGCGCAGATGGTGATCGCGCCGGTGGTGCAGGCCGCGCTGGTTCCCGTGGCGACATTGTCCGCGACCGATCGCGGCGCCGGCGGCTTTGGCTCGACCGGCCGCTAA
- the coaBC gene encoding bifunctional phosphopantothenoylcysteine decarboxylase/phosphopantothenate--cysteine ligase CoaBC, whose product MASLTIRKLDEGVKTYLRLRSARNRRSVEEEVRVILGELIEGREEPLTPFALPPAQSTAPTPQRTGALSEASVTLIIGGGIAAYKSLDLIRRLKERRIEVRCVLTKAAQQFVTPLAVSALSHERVYTDLFDPQSEFDAGHIRLARDCDLIVVAPATADLLAKMANGHADDLASAILLATNRKVLLAPAMNPLMWNNAATRRNVTQLQRDGAVLIGPNAGEMAEAGEAGIGRMSEAIEIATAAERLLRPPVPRPLAGKRVLITAGPTHEPIDPVRYIANRSSGKQGFAIAAAAQAAGAEVILVSGPVDLGDPQGVTVKRVESARQMLEQVQAALPADIAIFAAAVADWRVASEGEQKLKKTSVGMPPLQLVENPDILATISKLTDRRPPLVIGFAAETEHLIDNAKSKLARKGCDWIVANDVSPATGVMGGDRNTVHLISRKNGEEDGEIAVDSWPVMTKEQVAIELVAHVAKSVTDKSREPAS is encoded by the coding sequence ATGGCAAGCCTGACCATCCGCAAGCTCGACGAGGGCGTCAAAACCTATTTGCGCCTGCGCTCGGCCAGGAACCGCAGGTCGGTCGAGGAAGAGGTCCGGGTCATCCTCGGGGAGCTGATCGAGGGCCGCGAGGAGCCGCTGACGCCGTTTGCGCTGCCGCCGGCCCAATCCACCGCCCCCACGCCGCAACGTACCGGCGCCCTCTCCGAGGCCAGCGTCACCCTGATCATCGGCGGCGGTATCGCGGCCTACAAGTCGCTCGACCTGATCCGCCGGCTCAAGGAACGCCGGATCGAGGTCCGTTGCGTCCTGACCAAGGCGGCGCAGCAATTCGTCACGCCGCTGGCTGTCAGCGCGCTGTCGCATGAGCGTGTCTACACCGACCTGTTCGACCCCCAGAGCGAGTTCGACGCCGGGCACATCCGCCTGGCGCGCGACTGCGACCTGATCGTCGTCGCGCCCGCGACCGCCGATCTCCTGGCGAAGATGGCCAATGGCCATGCCGACGATCTCGCCAGCGCCATCCTGCTTGCGACCAACCGCAAGGTCCTGCTGGCGCCGGCGATGAATCCGCTGATGTGGAACAACGCGGCGACCCGCCGCAACGTGACGCAGCTTCAGCGTGACGGCGCGGTGCTGATCGGCCCGAATGCCGGCGAGATGGCGGAGGCCGGCGAAGCCGGAATCGGCCGCATGTCCGAGGCGATCGAGATCGCCACCGCCGCCGAGCGCCTGCTGCGGCCGCCGGTGCCGCGCCCGCTCGCCGGCAAGCGCGTGCTGATCACCGCAGGTCCCACCCACGAGCCGATCGACCCGGTGCGCTACATCGCCAACCGCTCCTCCGGCAAGCAGGGCTTTGCCATCGCCGCCGCCGCGCAAGCTGCGGGTGCCGAGGTGATTTTGGTCAGCGGCCCGGTCGATCTCGGCGACCCCCAGGGCGTGACGGTGAAGCGCGTGGAATCGGCCCGGCAGATGCTGGAGCAGGTGCAGGCGGCGCTTCCCGCCGACATCGCGATCTTCGCGGCCGCGGTCGCCGACTGGCGGGTCGCCAGTGAGGGCGAGCAGAAGCTGAAGAAGACCTCGGTCGGCATGCCGCCGCTTCAGCTGGTCGAGAATCCCGACATCCTCGCCACGATCTCGAAGCTGACCGACCGGCGCCCGCCGCTGGTGATCGGCTTTGCCGCCGAGACCGAGCACCTCATCGACAACGCCAAGTCCAAGCTGGCCCGCAAGGGCTGCGACTGGATCGTCGCCAACGACGTCTCGCCGGCGACCGGCGTGATGGGCGGCGACCGCAACACCGTGCATCTGATCAGTCGCAAGAATGGTGAGGAGGACGGCGAGATCGCAGTTGATTCCTGGCCGGTGATGACCAAGGAACAGGTCGCCATCGAGCTGGTCGCGCATGTCGCAAAGAGCGTGACCGACAAATCCCGGGAGCCGGCATCTTGA
- the ggt gene encoding gamma-glutamyltransferase has translation MGGNWRDRTATIFECQKMPAVSSRGMVVSNHPLASSAGAEMLAAGGNSIDAAIATLFTLTVVEPMMVGIIGGGMAHIRLADGSHRFIDGQSTVPAAVRDISYTSAPGAAHDVFDTVGNENLNGPKAVATPGSLKAWCETLRRFGTMSLGDVMQPAIKHAARGYAATPYLHECISESAAEMRKDKPIAAIYLPDGEPLKAGERVVQAEYAETLRAIADHGEKALYEGPLGDILVDYMEKTGGFIRRNDLTGYKTVERQPIRADYRGWTILGPPPPAASGVHIAQMLNILEGYDIGDLGFGTSETIHYLAEVLKIAFADRAAASGDPDYVGVPVERLTSKAYAEERRRAIDPARAQAWGAGVSQLEGAHTTHMTAADAFGNVVATTQTINNLFGAKIMIPGLGAIANNYMNLFDPRPGHALSLAPGKRVTTSMSPMMALSGGKLRYALGLPGGKRIFPSAMQALVNLIDHGMSLQEAVEAPRIWTEGNALEVEQKVPEAVRAKLAGLGHKVQAVATVAGGMNGIAFHDDGSMTGAACWRADGTPVGISGGLARSGVRFRLS, from the coding sequence ATGGGCGGAAACTGGCGCGACCGGACGGCAACGATCTTTGAATGCCAGAAGATGCCGGCGGTCTCGAGCCGCGGCATGGTGGTCAGCAACCATCCGCTGGCCTCAAGCGCCGGCGCCGAGATGCTGGCCGCGGGCGGCAACTCCATCGACGCCGCGATCGCGACCCTGTTCACGCTGACCGTGGTCGAGCCGATGATGGTCGGCATCATCGGCGGCGGCATGGCGCATATACGTCTGGCTGACGGCAGCCACCGTTTCATCGACGGGCAGAGCACCGTGCCTGCGGCGGTGCGTGACATCAGCTACACCTCCGCGCCGGGCGCGGCGCATGACGTGTTCGACACCGTCGGCAACGAGAACCTCAACGGCCCGAAGGCGGTCGCCACGCCGGGCTCGCTGAAAGCCTGGTGCGAGACGCTGCGCCGGTTCGGCACCATGTCGCTTGGCGATGTGATGCAGCCCGCGATCAAGCATGCCGCGCGCGGCTATGCGGCGACGCCGTATTTGCACGAATGCATCAGCGAGAGCGCTGCCGAGATGCGCAAGGACAAGCCGATTGCGGCGATCTATTTGCCTGATGGCGAGCCGCTCAAGGCCGGCGAACGCGTGGTGCAGGCCGAATATGCCGAGACGCTCCGCGCCATCGCCGACCACGGCGAGAAGGCCCTCTACGAGGGGCCGCTCGGTGACATCCTCGTCGACTACATGGAGAAGACCGGCGGCTTCATCCGCCGCAACGATCTGACCGGCTACAAGACCGTCGAACGGCAACCGATCCGCGCCGACTATCGCGGCTGGACCATCCTTGGCCCGCCGCCACCCGCGGCCTCCGGCGTCCACATCGCGCAGATGCTGAACATTCTGGAGGGCTATGACATCGGAGATCTCGGCTTCGGTACATCAGAGACCATCCACTATCTCGCCGAAGTTCTGAAGATCGCCTTCGCCGATCGCGCCGCGGCCAGCGGCGATCCGGATTATGTCGGCGTCCCCGTGGAGCGGCTGACGTCGAAGGCCTATGCCGAGGAACGCCGCCGCGCCATCGATCCGGCGCGGGCGCAGGCCTGGGGCGCCGGCGTCTCGCAGCTCGAAGGCGCGCACACCACGCACATGACCGCGGCGGACGCGTTTGGCAACGTCGTCGCGACCACGCAGACCATCAACAATCTCTTCGGCGCCAAGATCATGATCCCGGGCCTGGGCGCCATCGCCAACAACTACATGAACCTGTTCGATCCGCGCCCCGGCCACGCGCTGTCACTGGCGCCAGGCAAGCGCGTCACCACCTCGATGTCGCCGATGATGGCGCTGAGCGGCGGCAAGCTCCGCTATGCGCTCGGCCTGCCCGGGGGGAAACGCATCTTCCCCAGCGCGATGCAGGCGCTGGTCAATCTGATCGACCACGGCATGAGCCTGCAGGAAGCGGTCGAGGCGCCGCGCATCTGGACCGAAGGCAACGCGCTCGAAGTCGAGCAGAAGGTGCCGGAGGCCGTGCGCGCGAAGCTTGCGGGCCTCGGCCACAAGGTGCAGGCCGTTGCGACGGTGGCGGGCGGCATGAACGGCATTGCCTTCCACGACGACGGCAGCATGACCGGCGCCGCCTGCTGGCGCGCGGACGGCACGCCGGTCGGGATCTCTGGGGGGCTTGCGCGGAGCGGTGTCAGGTTCAGGTTGAGCTGA
- the ubiE gene encoding bifunctional demethylmenaquinone methyltransferase/2-methoxy-6-polyprenyl-1,4-benzoquinol methylase UbiE, which translates to MDRPGETTHFGFRDVPLGDKQTLVNDVFHSVASRYDLMNDLMSGGLHRVWKDIMITALNPPRGDRPFALLDVAGGTGDISFRATKAAGPGFHATVCDINAEMLAVGRERAAKRHLETQVDFVEGNAEALAFADRSFDAYTIAFGIRNVPRIDLALREAYRVLKPGSRFLCLEFSTVEMPGLDRIYDLFSFKVIPPLGRMVTGDAESYQYLVESIRKFPKPNAFADMIRDAGFARVSWQTLSGGIVALHSGWRL; encoded by the coding sequence ATGGATCGGCCGGGCGAAACCACGCATTTTGGCTTCAGGGACGTTCCCCTGGGGGACAAGCAGACGCTGGTGAACGATGTGTTTCACAGCGTGGCGTCGCGCTATGACTTGATGAACGACCTGATGTCCGGTGGCCTGCACCGGGTCTGGAAGGACATCATGATCACTGCGCTCAACCCGCCGCGGGGTGACCGGCCGTTCGCGCTGCTCGACGTTGCCGGCGGCACCGGCGACATCTCGTTCCGCGCTACCAAGGCGGCAGGTCCCGGCTTCCATGCCACGGTGTGCGACATCAACGCCGAGATGCTGGCCGTGGGCCGCGAGCGTGCCGCGAAGCGGCATCTCGAGACCCAGGTCGATTTCGTCGAGGGCAATGCCGAAGCGCTCGCCTTCGCCGACCGCAGCTTTGACGCATATACGATCGCTTTCGGCATTCGCAATGTGCCGCGGATCGACCTGGCGCTGCGCGAGGCCTATCGCGTGCTGAAGCCCGGCAGCCGCTTCCTGTGCCTGGAATTCTCCACCGTCGAGATGCCCGGGCTCGACCGGATCTATGACCTGTTCTCGTTCAAGGTGATCCCGCCGCTCGGCCGCATGGTCACGGGCGACGCCGAGTCCTACCAGTATCTCGTCGAATCGATCCGCAAGTTTCCGAAACCCAACGCCTTCGCCGACATGATCCGCGACGCCGGCTTCGCCCGCGTCAGCTGGCAGACATTGTCCGGCGGCATCGTCGCACTGCATTCGGGCTGGCGTTTGTGA